A window of Vidua macroura isolate BioBank_ID:100142 chromosome 4, ASM2450914v1, whole genome shotgun sequence genomic DNA:
CCAGCTTCAGCTCCGTCTGGAGCCGCTCCACCTCCCTCCGCAGGGTGTTCACGCTGTCCTCGCTCTGCCGCTGCATCTTGGCCTCGTCGCTCTCGCAGGCCAGTGGGTCCCGCAGCTTCTCCCCCAGGTCCCCGCCAAAAGACCCCGCAGGTCCCATGCTGGCAAGTGTCCGCTTCAGGCCGGAGACCTCCAGCTCACAGTGGTTCAGTTTTTCCCTCAGCACCTGGACCTCGCTCATCTTCCTCTGCAGCTCGCCCTCGCAGATCTCCAGGTTGACGCTCTTGGAGCTGTAGGAGTCCTTCAGGGTGAGGATCTGCTCCTCTTTCTCCCGGAGGAAGTTCTTACCTTCCTTGAGCTGCGACCGCAGTCCCACGATCTCATTGAGCTTCTGGGAGACGTCGGCTTGGGagtccttcagctgctgcttgagcagggagatCTCACCTGCCTTCTGGCACACCTGTGGGGAGAGCACTCGTGAGGCTGGTGGATGGCAGCGAGGAGCTCCTTGTCCTCTGCACTGCCCACAAAACAGCCCTGCTCAAGCACCCAGCCTTCACCAGGACCCAGACCATGCCACAGACCTAGAGGTTGTCCCCCactttgtgttttttcctggCTCTCAGGGACCTGATGCTGTTCCCAGCTGGAGTTGCCCAAACTGCCAAGCCCAGTGATGCAGTGCCCACCAGCAATGCTTCGCTCCTGCCTTCATTTTACTCTCCCACCCACAAACCCGCGGGGCTCAATTCCAAACCTTCTGCTGAGCATCTGCAAATGGCACATTTCAGAGCCTAATTAATCCCAGCTTCATTGTCTTTCCATCAGGATTAGCAGAATAGGGTCGTCTTGATTCTAGAGCTATGTTTTGCCTCTGCACCCTTAATAAATTTAAAGTTTCTAGCCTGTGCATGGAAGGATTAAAATTCTTCACATGCTCAAGATGAAAAAACGTTATGTTAGCACTGGCTATACAAGCAGACCTTGATAAAATGGTCTAAAAATAGGGACAGTAGGAAAAAGTTATGTAGGACTCAACAGGAGAACTAGAAAGAGGAATttgtttttcagccttttaaGAGAGATCAACTTATTAACAACCGAAAAAAGTGTGTTACAATGGAAAACATGAGGTAAACATGGCTGTCAATGTCATTCTTAGCTCAGTTACTTTTATATCTTCAATTTAAAAAGATCAAATATCTGAAAACCGGTTTCAAGGTTTGCCCAGATGAAAATGgtaaaagaatttaatgaaAATCGACTTAAGCCCATTTTTTGGCAGGCACAAGTACCTGTGTGGAAAGACCTGTATTCCGTGAAACTGGTTTTGAATGTCACGACTTGGAGTGACCAGACTGTGAAGTCAAATTATTAACCAGCACAGGAGGGTGTGCACAAAAAGTTGTGCTTATTTTAGCTTAATTGAAATCAACATGCCTGGGACTCAGACAAATGGGGTGACAAGTGTCACCTGTTACCTGGAGGTCACCAACCCATGGCTGTTATCTGTGGGCTCCACTTAGGGCATGTGGGAGGTACTTTGGGTCACCAGATCCCACAATGGAAACCTCATTTACGGCCTGTTACAACAATGCTCTTACCTCCCACTTGGTCTCTTCAATCTTCGGGAGAAACTCAGCCTGCTCCTTCTTGAAAGCCACAAatttcttctccagctcctctcgTTGCTGGAGGAGTTGTCCCATGTCGTCctggagtttttttttctcctgctggagCTTGAAGAtttggagctgcagagcctgctGAGCCCGCTGCGCCTTTTTGGAGACCTGCTGCAACTTGTTGGCATAGTTCTGCCTCAGGTCCTCCATTTCCCTCTCCCAGatcttctgcttctcctcaaACACCTGGAAGATGGCCGCCTCGCTCTTGTCCAAGTTCCTCCGCatctgcagcacctcctgctccttctcccacAGCCGGTCCTCCAGGTCCTGGATGATGTCGTCGGTCGAGGGCGAGTGGAAAGGCATCGTTTCGTTGAGATGGTTCAGTCTGTTGAAGGAAGAGGTGCTCTTGCTCGAGGACCGCCCGCTGTCTGAGGTAGATATCCCGTTGTATCCCACGATGTTCTTCTCCACGTAGGTGGTCCCGATGCGGTTGATGTGGCTCGTGGAGGCGCTCATGGGGCCCACGTGCTGGCTGTAGCCCGTGCCGTAGGTGGGCAGGCTCGTTAGCGAGTTACGGCCCGAATCCGAGAGCCCCCCGCCTTGGTTTGTAGTCCTGTTAAGGCTGCTCTTGTCGAGTCCACCCTTGGGTGCGGACGGGCTATTGCTGTTGGCATGGTTCAAGCTCTTTCTGTTCTCTGCCATCCCGTTGCTCTGCGGCGGGCAGAGGTTCTGCATGGAATGGAAGTTTTTAGGAACTACTGGTTTAAAGGCTGAGGGTCTAACTAAGGGCTCATTGctctgcaaaaaggaaaaaggaccaggcATCAAACACAGCAGGAGGCTCGGTAACAACACACAAAAGAGACACATCGGCACAGGGTGGGGCTTATGCAGCTTGGGCTGGCTCCTTATCCCACCTTGTTACGCATTTGGGGTTGCACATGAGGGACCTGTGGTCACTCAGAGGGCAGCACTTTGCCTTCCCTTCCTCTAGCCGAAAAGAAACCGTCATGACTCACCCCAAACCTGCATGATTTTTCTCTAGAATACTCCTTGGGTTCTCTTAGTGCTTGTCACAAGGAGGGCTGCCCCTTGCTTGCCAGACCTGACCAAAATAACTCTaattttttctgattatgttTCTAGCCTTGAGGTTGCATTGCCCTTTTGCTGAAAGCTGAATTGAACCCTTGGATTAGCAGCCCTTTGGCCTCAGGAGCATCACATCTCCCTCCTGCCAGCAGTGACTGTGCCTGGGGGGACCTCATGTCCTGCTTGTCCTCAGACAGGAGCAGGTAGGAGCTGTGACAGCAGTGACACCAGGCAAGGAAcatgctggagctgctcttcatttgaaatttgtgttttctgtggcaTAAGCAATGCTGGGGGACAATAGATCGCAGCTGTAGGGGATTTAGAAAGGATTTTAAAGCCTTGCACATTCCTCTCCCATCAATGCTCcattagaaacaaaattttcctcAAAATGGGATTGAGTCTCCCCTACTGCAGATTGGATTTTAGGTGAAAATTA
This region includes:
- the LZTS3 gene encoding leucine zipper putative tumor suppressor 3 produces the protein MATLETLPVLSDPAYPSPENFHGFAPRYSQTIPKSTMGSVGSGVANDQEFAMKSVGTRTQSSGRQTEGPRNGYSAREIPHRYSGEEKTYKSEKVSNSLYINGDLRKSEKVKMDICGNVTTNNEKNLPPPPPQYREPGNPPKILPISGKLDQSNEPLVRPSAFKPVVPKNFHSMQNLCPPQSNGMAENRKSLNHANSNSPSAPKGGLDKSSLNRTTNQGGGLSDSGRNSLTSLPTYGTGYSQHVGPMSASTSHINRIGTTYVEKNIVGYNGISTSDSGRSSSKSTSSFNRLNHLNETMPFHSPSTDDIIQDLEDRLWEKEQEVLQMRRNLDKSEAAIFQVFEEKQKIWEREMEDLRQNYANKLQQVSKKAQRAQQALQLQIFKLQQEKKKLQDDMGQLLQQREELEKKFVAFKKEQAEFLPKIEETKWEVCQKAGEISLLKQQLKDSQADVSQKLNEIVGLRSQLKEGKNFLREKEEQILTLKDSYSSKSVNLEICEGELQRKMSEVQVLREKLNHCELEVSGLKRTLASMGPAGSFGGDLGEKLRDPLACESDEAKMQRQSEDSVNTLRREVERLQTELKLERQQREQQVMDFEEERRTWQEEKEKVIKYQKQLQLNYVEMYQKNQLLEHKVNEMNTKATSPPHTEEKKTWTPSRLERIESTEI